CTGTCCAAGCTTTTAAGGTGTCGGTTCACCAGGTACACAAATGATGAGATTGGCTTCACCAAAGCTTCTAACTTTTTACGGCATATGTTACTCGGGGACAGTTATGATGACAGGCTACTTCGACTGGTTGAGCATGAGCTTTCTTTTCTTCATGATATTTATTATTCATCTCTCGCAATCTCATATTCAAAGATCTGGATGCCCCTACTGAGCATATTAATTTCACTCTCAGGCATCGGTTACTGCTTAGTTTTAAGCATTCTCATAGTATATGTTCAAATTGATTATCTGAATGACACGTCAGATGGACAATTACCGCTGATACAATGCAACTATCAGTGCCGTCGATTCATTAATGAAGTGCAAGGCAAAATACCAGCAGTACACCGTCAGTTTTTTGGAAGTGCAATATTTGACCTTGTACCGGTGGTTGTACTTATTGCACTGGTTGTGCTTGCTGAGATAAGAGAGGTTGCTTCTTACATTTGCTCTAACTGGACAAAAGTGACCTTAATCTGCCACTACATAAACCATGCTTCTTGGCAGAAATCTCATATGATGAAGAAATGTATTAGACGTGTGTTGCAATGTAGATGCAAGATACTCAAGCATTTTGAGGACAAAATGAACCAATGTTCAATACTGGTGCTCCACCAAACGAAGACTCCAATGAGACTTCTTCATCTTCTTAAACCTGGTCAGAAGGTCAAGGTGCCAAGAGAGGTGAAGGCTGCTATCATGAATGCACTGAGAAGCTATGAGGGAAGCCGAGACAATAACCGCATTCCATGTTTGATCACGAGGCCACAATTCAAGACCGGCGACAACCTCCTTTGGGTGGTTGATGGCACAAAAGGTATTGCCAATACCATTCTTGTGTGCCACATCGCCACAAGCATTCTTGAACTCAGGTCGGCTGGCTCATGTCAACCTCTCACTGACCATAAGACCGCTGCCATTCACATGTCCCGATACTGCGCCTAGTTGGTGGCCAACTCTCCTGAGCTACTTCCAGACGACGACGAGTGGTGCAAGAGCTTGTACAAGACCGTCAAGAAGAAGGCCGAGCACATCCTTTTGCCGGAGTGTCAACAGCTAAAGTGGAGTATCAGCAGTTGGTGGAGCTGATGAGCGCTTCACAGAATCATGAGGTGCTCAAGGATGGTGCCAAGCTCGGACAACAGTTGGCGGAGCTGAACCAAGGAGAGACCAACAAGGGAGACGCGCGCGTGTCACACGGCATCTCTCGGCTCATCCACCGGTTGATTCGTAGGAAATTCGACTGTGGCATGATCAGCTCACTGCTCACGGATGGATGCGGCAGCGCACCGCTCCTCCAGACGGCTCGACTGATTGATACCCGCCCGTTGTTCTTTATAACTTTTGTCCTTTACGATCAAGCAATGTAGTAGTATCAATCAGCAGTATCGGCACGCCACCGCATGGGACATGTGGTTAGCAAAATCGAAATTCATATAGCAGTATTGTCACGCCTTCTTGAGGAAGATGGGCCATCCTGATTGAGAGGAGGGCTGGAGACTTGCAGTTGGCACGCGCGTCTTGTCCAGAATAGTGGAGGAAGATATATAATTGGGGTAGGCGTGTTGCTCGTAGATACCGATAGACCGATAAACTAGCAGCCGTCCCGTCATCAACCTTGCAAGTTAGAAACCAGCCCCGTCTCCAAATTAATGGACGTCACGGCATGGGCATGGGCCTCCTTCCTGGCCGTCGTCCTCGTCGTCCTAACCATTCTCCGCCGTGGCCGTGGCTCGCAGCCGCAGGGGAACAGGCTTCCACCAGGACCGAAGCCGTGGCCCGTGATCGGCAACCTCAATCTCATCGGCGCGCTGCCGCACCGCTCCATCCACGAGCTGTCCAAGCAGTACGGCCCGTTGATGCAGCTCCGGTTCGGGTCCTTCCCCGTCGTGGTGGGCTCCTCGGCCGAGATGGCCAGGTTCTTCCTCAAGACCCACGACACGGTGTTCGCCGACCGGCCAAGGACCGCCGCCGGCAAGCACACCACCTACAACTACTCCGACGTCCTGTGGGCGCCCTACAACGCCCACTTCCGCCGCGCGCGCAGGCTCTTCGCCACCGAGCTGTTCAGCGCGGCGCGGCTCGAGTCCTACAAGCACATCCGCCACGAGGAGGTGAGCGCGCTGCTGCGCGACCTGGCCGCGGCCGCTCACGGGGCATCTGGCCGTGCCGTGCCGCTCAGGGGACACCTCTTTGCGGCGACCAACGGCATCATCTCGCGGGTGGTGCTGGGCAAGAAGTACGCGGAGAAGGAGGCAGGAGGCTCGGCAGCCATGGCGCTGGAGGATTTGTCGGGCTTAATTGAGGAGTTTTTCCTTCTCAACGGCGTGATCAACGTCGGCGATTTCATTCCGTGGTTCGACTGGCTGGACCTGCAAGGGTACGTCCGGAGGATGAAGAAGTACAGCAAGAAGATGGACCGCTTTCTCGAGCATGTCCTGGAGGAACACGAGGAGCGCCGGCGTGTCAAGGGGGAGCAGTTCGTGGCGAGGGACATGGTGGACGTGCTGCTGCAGCTCGCCGACAATCCTAACCGGCTTGACCGAGACACCGTCAAGGCTCTCACTCAGGTGCGCACTCCTAGCTTGATTCTTCCTTATTTCCAGCCAGGTTACATATACACGATCGTCGATCAGGATTCAGGTATGCATGCAGGAACTTATCGTCGGGGGTTCAGATACCTCCAGTGTAACCATGGAGTGGGCGATGTCGGAGGTTCTCAGGAACCCTGAGGTCTTGGGCAAGGCCACCAAGGAGCTCGACCGTGTGGTCGGCCGTGACAGGATGGTCATGGAGAAGGACATCCCAGACCTCCCTTACATAGAGGCCATCGTGAAGGAGGCGATGCGCATGCACCCGGTGTCGCCCATGTTGGCGCCCCACCTCGCACGCGAGGACGCGTCC
The sequence above is a segment of the Aegilops tauschii subsp. strangulata cultivar AL8/78 chromosome 6, Aet v6.0, whole genome shotgun sequence genome. Coding sequences within it:
- the LOC109769264 gene encoding dimethylnonatriene synthase isoform X1, which produces MDVTAWAWASFLAVVLVVLTILRRGRGSQPQGNRLPPGPKPWPVIGNLNLIGALPHRSIHELSKQYGPLMQLRFGSFPVVVGSSAEMARFFLKTHDTVFADRPRTAAGKHTTYNYSDVLWAPYNAHFRRARRLFATELFSAARLESYKHIRHEEVSALLRDLAAAAHGASGRAVPLRGHLFAATNGIISRVVLGKKYAEKEAGGSAAMALEDLSGLIEEFFLLNGVINVGDFIPWFDWLDLQGYVRRMKKYSKKMDRFLEHVLEEHEERRRVKGEQFVARDMVDVLLQLADNPNRLDRDTVKALTQVCMQELIVGGSDTSSVTMEWAMSEVLRNPEVLGKATKELDRVVGRDRMVMEKDIPDLPYIEAIVKEAMRMHPVSPMLAPHLAREDASVDGHDIPAGTLVLVNVWAIGRDPTYWDAPEEFRPERFMGSKIDVKGQDMELLPFGAGRRMCPGYSLGLKVVQLIVANLLHGFTWGLPDGTTMEQLNMEEIYGLTTARKFPLEAVVEPKLQEHVFS
- the LOC109769264 gene encoding dimethylnonatriene synthase isoform X2; the protein is MDVTAWAWASFLAVVLVVLTILRRGRGSQPQGNRLPPGPKPWPVIGNLNLIGALPHRSIHELSKQYGPLMQLRFGSFPVVVGSSAEMARFFLKTHDTVFADRPRTAAGKHTTYNYSDVLWAPYNAHFRRARRLFATELFSAARLESYKHIRHEEVSALLRDLAAAAHGASGRAVPLRGHLFAATNGIISRVVLGKKYAEKEAGGSAAMALEDLSGLIEEFFLLNGVINVGDFIPWFDWLDLQGYVRRMKKYSKKMDRFLEHVLEEHEERRRVKGEQFVARDMVDVLLQLADNPNRLDRDTVKALTQELIVGGSDTSSVTMEWAMSEVLRNPEVLGKATKELDRVVGRDRMVMEKDIPDLPYIEAIVKEAMRMHPVSPMLAPHLAREDASVDGHDIPAGTLVLVNVWAIGRDPTYWDAPEEFRPERFMGSKIDVKGQDMELLPFGAGRRMCPGYSLGLKVVQLIVANLLHGFTWGLPDGTTMEQLNMEEIYGLTTARKFPLEAVVEPKLQEHVFS